The genomic DNA TATAAATCTCTGAATCTTATTGCAACTTTACTATATTCCTCTTCATTAAACCATTTTGCGATTACACCACTATCCAATACGTATATTTTCTTCATGCTTTTCCCCTATCCTTTTTTATAATTTTCATGCTATCATACAAACCGAGAAGAGTCCTTTCACGTATTTCATCAGAAATTTGAGCTGCCTCCATTAACTCAAGTTTTTTAATATGTTCTGATATAGCAATTCTAATCACTTCACTCCAATTAACTTTACTCTTTAGTTTGCTCATTTTTTCTTTTAATTCCTTTGGTATGCGAACCGTAATTATTGTGCTCATAGTCTCCAATTAAATAATACATCTGCGATAAATATAAACTTGTCTAGATTTTTTCTAGCAAATAAAATAAAATAATTATCTAATACATAATATATAACTTAGACGTAAACTTGTAATATCACTAACACAATTGAATCCTTAAGTTTTTAACCTAGTATAATTATTTTTAAAGTGATATACATGAATATAACAGAATACTTCGAAAGTGTTAGACTTTTACTCGATAAAAGAATAAGAGAAATAGCAGAAACTCTACATTTTTCAAAGCTAATGCTCAGACAGATTGAAGGAGGCAAGAGGTTACGAGGCACGTTAACTCTTTTAACATGTGAAACGTTAGGAGGGGATATCAAAAAAGCGCTGGATTATGCTGCAGCAGTAGAAATTGTTCATGCTGCAACGTTAACTCATGACGATTACATAGACAGGCACAAGATAAGAAGAGGATTAAAACCTCTTTATACTATACTAGATCCTAGGCGTGCAGTACTTATTGGGGACATGCTTATGGCTGCAGCAATAAAATATGTCAGTGCGGAAGATGGATCTAAAGATGCTCTGTCAGACGCGATTTATGATATCTCACGAGGTGCGTTCTTAGAACCTCTTAATCCAATAGTCTTTTTGAAAAGCCTTATGAGCGGAAAAGTATTGCAAGAATCGTATCTAGTGATAATTAAACTTAAAACTGCAGTATTATTCGCGACAGCAAGTAAATTAGGAGCAATAGCTGCAAAAAGTTCAATGAAAGAAGAGGCATACAAATATGGCATGGCTGTGGGTGAAGCCTTTCAAGTTGCTGATGATTTATCAGATATTACTAAGATTATCAGAAATGAAGAGGTTGATCTTGGAACACTTATAACACTTGGCCCATTGGTAACATACTTTGTCGGCATTAAGGAGACCGTGCCCCTGATCATGAATGGTTTCATAAAATTACGTGATAAAAATTATCGTTTCCAACCAGAAATAATAAAAATACTTGAACAAGCACAAAAAAATGCACTACAATTCATAAACGATCGTTTAAAAATCGCCAAAAAGAATTTAGATAACTTCCCAGAGAATAACTACACAAATCTATTAAGAGAATATCCGAACTATGCAATAGAAAAAATGCTTGAGGAATCTAATATTAATTTACAAAAACCTAATAATATTCCTCAACTTTAAAGGGGAAATTTCCCGCTTGTAAAAATTTTAGGAATGATTTATAATAGCGGACGCTAACCTTTTGACGCCTTCCTCAATCTGATTTATACTAGGATACGAAAAGTTTAGTCTCATAGTGTTCTTTACAACTGAAAGCCTCGCCCTTTAGGGTGGGGATGGTGTGGTAAGGTTTATAAGCTTTGTATTCTCTAGTGTATTCTGGAATAGCCGTGGAGGGCGACTCTCAGACGTGTTTTGAGCTTAAGAGTACTAGACATGCTAGGTACTGGTGTGGCTATCACTTCGTGTGGATACCTAAGT from Thermoprotei archaeon includes the following:
- a CDS encoding polyprenyl synthetase family protein; amino-acid sequence: MNITEYFESVRLLLDKRIREIAETLHFSKLMLRQIEGGKRLRGTLTLLTCETLGGDIKKALDYAAAVEIVHAATLTHDDYIDRHKIRRGLKPLYTILDPRRAVLIGDMLMAAAIKYVSAEDGSKDALSDAIYDISRGAFLEPLNPIVFLKSLMSGKVLQESYLVIIKLKTAVLFATASKLGAIAAKSSMKEEAYKYGMAVGEAFQVADDLSDITKIIRNEEVDLGTLITLGPLVTYFVGIKETVPLIMNGFIKLRDKNYRFQPEIIKILEQAQKNALQFINDRLKIAKKNLDNFPENNYTNLLREYPNYAIEKMLEESNINLQKPNNIPQL